One window of the Diospyros lotus cultivar Yz01 chromosome 12, ASM1463336v1, whole genome shotgun sequence genome contains the following:
- the LOC127813864 gene encoding UDP-glucuronate 4-epimerase 3-like has translation MGQMSHVDNIPSTPGKFKMEKSACIHRGRWQSSIAKLTFWSFVFLGLIFVFFFRSPSSTSPTAADLSRRSLSTYSWGGPAWEKRVRSSARVRSHNGISVLVTGAAGFVGTHVSAALKRRGDGVLGLDNFNEYYDPTLKRARQALLERSGIFIVEGDINDSALLNKLFEVVAFTHVMHLAAQAGVRYAMENPSSYVHSNIAGLVSVLEVCKSANPQPAIVWASSSSVYGLNTKVPFSERDRTDQPASLYAATKKAGEEIAHTYNHIYGLSLTGLRFFTVYGPWGRPDMAYFFFTKDILRGKPIPIFEAPNHGQVARDFTYIDDIVKGCLAALDTAEKSTGSGGKKRGPAQLRVYNLGNTSPVPVSDLVSILERLLKVKAKRMIMKLPRNGDVQFTHANISSAQRELGYKPATDLQTGLKKFVQWYIRYYASGKESSQ, from the coding sequence ATGGGGCAAATGTCCCACGTTGACAACATCCCGTCAACCCCGGGAAAATTCAAGATGGAGAAATCGGCGTGCATTCACAGAGGGAGGTGGCAATCGTCCATTGCCAAGCTCACCTTCTGGTCCTTTGTCTTCTTGGGCTTgatctttgtcttcttcttccggTCACCGTCGTCGACTTCCCCGACGGCCGCCGATCTCTCCCGGCGCTCGCTCAGCACCTACTCCTGGGGCGGCCCGGCCTGGGAGAAGCGGGTCCGGTCCTCGGCCCGGGTCCGGTCCCACAACGGCATCTCCGTGCTGGTCACCGGCGCCGCCGGGTTCGTCGGAACCCATGTCTCCGCAGCCCTGAAACGGCGCGGCGACGGCGTCCTGGGCCTCGACAATTTCAACGAGTACTATGACCCGACCCTGAAGAGGGCCCGGCAGGCCCTCCTGGAGCGCTCTGGCATCTTCATTGTGGAAGGAGATATCAACGATTCAGCCCTTTTGAATAAGCTTTTTGAGGTCGTGGCGTTTACCCATGTCATGCATTTGGCTGCTCAAGCCGGAGTTAGGTATGCCATGGAAAACCCTAGCTCTTATGTTCATAGTAATATTGCCGGGCTTGTTAGCGTTCTTGAGGTCTGTAAATCTGCAAATCCACAGCCTGCAATTGTGTGGGCATCTTCAAGTTCTGTGTATGGATTGAACACAAAAGTGCCCTTCTCAGAGAGGGATAGAACAGACCAGCCTGCAAGTCTATATGCTGCAACCAAGAAGGCTGGGGAAGAAATTGCACATACCTATAACCATATATATGGACTTTCCCTAACTGGATTGAGATTCTTCACTGTTTATGGCCCTTGGGGAAGGCCAGACATGGCCTATTTCTTCTTCACGAAGGACATTCTGAGGGGGAAGCCAATACCCATCTTTGAGGCACCTAATCATGGCCAGGTGGCCAGGGATTTCACCTACATTGATGATATTGTGAAAGGTTGTTTGGCGGCACTGGACACCGCGGAGAAGAGTACCGGTAGTGGGGGGAAGAAGAGGGGGCCTGCGCAGTTGAGGGTTTATAACTTGGGGAATACTTCCCCTGTGCCCGTTTCGGATCTTGTGAGCATCTTGGAGAGGCTGTTGAAGGTGAAGGCCAAGAGGATGATCATGAAGTTGCCTAGGAATGGGGATGTGCAGTTCACGCACGCCAACATAAGCTCGGCTCAACGGGAGCTTGGGTACAAGCCCGCCACTGATCTGCAGACAGGTTTGAAGAAGTTTGTGCAGTGGTACATCCGTTACTATGCTTCTGGCAAGGAGAGCTCCCAGTAA